In a single window of the Deltaproteobacteria bacterium genome:
- a CDS encoding polysaccharide biosynthesis C-terminal domain-containing protein produces MNAAEPAPQTAPASGPVRSEERSTLARTRQLVIARGASTVLTFCIPLVLARMLNTTQYGTYKQFVLVAQTAYLLLPFGVTQSLYYFLPNGQNRRAYICQTHLFTGAVAAAAAVVLFVFGAPIATRLGNPGLGAFRGQLGLYAAGLLASLPFEITFTARGRTGQAAVTYILSDIARTAAMTLPVLLGWGMAGLTTGLAAWATARWVAALLLTVRGETGPAFTRATWSQQWRYALPFGTAMLVAVPQNYFHQYAVSASVTAAEFAAYSIGCFQLPLVDLLYMPTTEILMVRIGELDAEKRSAEAAGVFSQAVARLSQLFLPLALFLFAAAGDFVPALFSTRYLSAVPIFRVAVWAIVLSSFPADGALRARKRTDFILRSYVLKAVVAVPAVIVGIHAWGAFGAIIGWLLGEVAGKGILLARLPETLAASVRELLPLRTFAKTLAAGTAAAAAVALFAWAAPPEKHVARLAFECLLFAGVHAGVLALLGERPLALVTSFIRG; encoded by the coding sequence GTGAACGCCGCCGAGCCTGCACCCCAGACCGCGCCGGCTTCAGGGCCCGTGCGGAGCGAAGAACGTTCCACGCTCGCGCGTACCCGCCAGCTCGTGATCGCGCGCGGCGCCTCGACGGTGCTGACGTTCTGCATTCCGCTCGTCCTCGCTCGGATGCTGAACACCACCCAGTACGGCACCTACAAGCAGTTCGTCCTGGTGGCGCAGACGGCCTATCTCCTGCTGCCGTTCGGCGTGACGCAGAGCCTCTACTACTTCCTCCCGAACGGTCAGAACCGCCGCGCGTACATCTGCCAGACGCACCTGTTCACCGGCGCCGTCGCGGCGGCCGCAGCAGTTGTCCTCTTCGTCTTCGGCGCTCCCATCGCGACCCGACTCGGCAACCCCGGGCTTGGCGCATTCAGGGGGCAACTCGGGCTCTACGCCGCCGGCCTGCTGGCCTCGTTGCCGTTCGAGATCACGTTTACGGCGCGTGGCCGCACGGGGCAGGCCGCTGTCACGTACATCCTCTCGGACATCGCGCGCACCGCCGCAATGACGCTGCCGGTCCTGCTGGGCTGGGGCATGGCAGGCCTCACCACTGGGCTCGCGGCGTGGGCGACGGCGCGCTGGGTAGCCGCGCTTCTGCTCACCGTCCGTGGCGAGACCGGGCCCGCGTTCACGCGCGCCACGTGGAGCCAGCAGTGGCGCTACGCGCTGCCCTTCGGCACCGCGATGTTGGTGGCGGTGCCGCAGAACTACTTCCACCAGTACGCAGTGTCCGCGAGCGTCACCGCCGCCGAGTTCGCCGCGTATTCGATCGGCTGCTTCCAGCTCCCGCTCGTCGACTTGCTCTACATGCCCACGACCGAGATCCTCATGGTGCGGATCGGAGAGCTCGACGCGGAGAAGCGCAGCGCCGAAGCGGCGGGCGTGTTCAGCCAAGCGGTGGCGCGGCTTTCTCAGCTCTTCCTGCCCCTCGCCCTGTTCCTTTTCGCGGCCGCAGGTGACTTCGTCCCCGCGCTGTTCTCCACGCGCTACCTCAGCGCAGTGCCCATCTTCCGCGTCGCCGTTTGGGCCATCGTGCTCTCGAGCTTCCCGGCCGATGGGGCCTTGCGCGCTCGCAAGCGGACCGACTTCATTCTTCGCAGCTACGTGCTGAAGGCGGTGGTGGCCGTGCCGGCAGTTATCGTCGGCATCCACGCGTGGGGCGCCTTCGGCGCCATCATCGGCTGGCTGCTCGGCGAGGTCGCCGGCAAGGGCATTCTGCTCGCGCGACTTCCAGAGACGCTGGCTGCGAGCGTGCGCGAGCTGCTTCCGCTCAGGACATTTGCGAAGACGCTCGCGGCGGGCACTGCCGCAGCTGCGGCGGTCGCCCTCTTCGCGTGGGCGGCGCCGCCTGAGAAGCATGTGGCACGCCTCGCGTTCGAATGCTTGCTGTTCGCGGGCGTGCACGCGGGCGTCCTCGCGCTCCTTGGAGAGCGGCCGCTGGCGTTGGTGACCAGCTTCATCCGCGGCTGA
- a CDS encoding DUF3800 domain-containing protein, producing MGTKRTDDDDSPPPPGVKRWIISCDESGTGGKPFYGFGSLWSPDQRRGDFAAMITDLRERYRYPYEIKWNKVNDANLKFYKALVESFFKTNYLAFHCLVVRMADVDLTHHSGSWDLARQKHFTRLLTNKIQRCLTAYPERAQTFRIWVDPIQSSYGKADEVVEIIANHVLKKLFGQVRSVDRVFTRDSKDTPSIGLCDVLLGAVMETWQKDSQREAKVELRQWIADHLGWPSLNHDTHKNEVKFNVWYFYDPTAGAPRAVKTEPVKLKYPLPQTVRRASNR from the coding sequence ATGGGGACGAAGCGCACCGATGACGACGACTCGCCGCCACCGCCGGGCGTGAAGCGTTGGATCATCTCGTGTGACGAGTCCGGCACCGGTGGGAAGCCGTTCTACGGATTCGGGTCGCTGTGGTCTCCGGACCAGCGACGCGGTGACTTCGCCGCGATGATCACCGACCTACGTGAGCGCTACCGCTACCCGTACGAAATCAAATGGAACAAGGTCAATGACGCGAACCTGAAGTTCTACAAGGCGCTGGTCGAGTCGTTCTTCAAGACGAACTACCTCGCGTTCCATTGCCTCGTCGTGCGCATGGCGGATGTCGACCTCACTCATCACAGCGGCAGCTGGGACCTTGCCCGCCAGAAGCACTTCACGCGGCTGCTCACGAACAAAATCCAGAGGTGCCTGACGGCGTACCCGGAGCGCGCCCAGACGTTTCGCATTTGGGTCGACCCGATTCAGTCGAGTTACGGGAAGGCGGATGAGGTCGTCGAGATTATCGCGAACCACGTCCTCAAGAAGCTATTCGGCCAGGTGCGCTCCGTGGACCGCGTCTTCACTCGCGACTCCAAGGACACGCCGAGCATCGGGCTGTGCGATGTCCTGCTGGGCGCGGTCATGGAGACCTGGCAAAAGGACTCGCAGCGCGAAGCGAAGGTGGAGCTGCGTCAGTGGATCGCCGACCACCTCGGATGGCCGAGCCTTAACCACGACACCCATAAGAACGAAGTGAAGTTCAACGTTTGGTACTTCTATGACCCGACCGCGGGCGCTCCGCGCGCCGTAAAGACGGAGCCGGTGAAGTTGAAGTACCCGCTGCCCCAGACCGTGAGGCGCGCCTCAAACCGATAG
- a CDS encoding PKD domain-containing protein: protein MGCGVPAGDTSSRVARSAATSSTVVAVAVFDGSTGTGPAPDTEYFDGTRSYSTDPNHWIASIHWDWGDGQSSNTDWTTHKFVNPGTYTVTMTATNDVGQTGTATLTVHVTGTTTTASTTTSGSSSSTTAGSSGSSSSTTGSSSSSSSTATASSSSSSSSTGSTTGGGTSDVVAVAVFDGSVGQGAAPDTEDFDGTRSHTTNANNWIASIQWNFGDGSTSNADWVSHVFKNAGTYTVVMTATDNTGQKGTATLTVHVTGTSAGSTSATATAASSSSGTTGTGTSSSSSSSSGSTGTRSSSSSSSSSTTTTTGTSTTGTTATSTTGTTASSTSTTGTSGTTTTGTTGATGEQPVAIAVFDGSVGEGVVPDTEYFDGTRSYTTQSNHFIASVHWDFGDGATSTQGWLTHTYTKAGDYTVTLTVTDDTGATAKDTLRVSVAATAACSALLPPASPNALTVFLDPNWGCIEGFGDDEGNGVLTEEAGALIGEPDQVGRFFTFGSGTVTRQTDQGAGTVGFRLQPLPTGYANLWAPLQQSSSLLQVYAPDGTMVRQVQFTAPAGAFLKTLVASSIPGDVYAGLSDSVSPPTVQRYSSQLLPVGAPLTFAAGDQLTALGVNREGHVLVLFSTLTGSQQAQWFTASLEPMTSAFAVSVTPDGVTGGAWRGLVMLTDGSLAMRGDGNYAAVFPDAQAKQNPVPAWISSRGNSDLFPVRGFTGYAAVPPGPSWQGTVELLTPSGQSCGCFTGQDAPATIIDQFVTVGRDGTLFVPLANSGGTCVYRWYPQLLE, encoded by the coding sequence ATGGGGTGCGGCGTTCCTGCGGGCGACACCTCGAGCCGCGTCGCCCGTTCGGCCGCAACCTCCAGCACCGTCGTCGCCGTCGCCGTCTTCGATGGCTCGACCGGCACCGGCCCAGCGCCCGACACCGAGTACTTCGACGGCACGCGCTCGTACTCGACGGATCCCAATCACTGGATCGCATCGATTCACTGGGACTGGGGCGACGGCCAGAGCTCAAACACCGATTGGACGACCCACAAGTTCGTGAACCCGGGCACCTACACGGTCACGATGACGGCCACGAACGACGTCGGCCAGACTGGCACCGCGACACTCACCGTGCACGTCACTGGCACGACGACCACCGCGAGCACGACCACCAGCGGTTCGAGCTCCAGCACGACGGCCGGTTCGTCCGGCTCCAGCTCATCCACCACCGGAAGCTCGTCGAGCTCCAGCTCGACAGCGACCGCGAGCTCCTCGAGCAGCAGCTCAAGCACGGGCTCCACCACCGGCGGCGGCACGAGCGACGTGGTCGCGGTTGCGGTCTTTGATGGCTCGGTCGGGCAGGGCGCTGCACCGGATACCGAGGACTTCGACGGCACGCGCTCGCACACCACCAACGCCAACAATTGGATCGCGTCGATTCAGTGGAACTTCGGCGACGGCTCGACCTCGAACGCGGATTGGGTGAGCCACGTCTTCAAGAACGCGGGCACGTACACCGTGGTGATGACTGCCACGGACAACACCGGCCAGAAGGGCACCGCGACCCTCACCGTTCATGTGACGGGCACGAGCGCGGGTTCGACCAGCGCGACCGCGACCGCGGCGAGCTCTTCGAGCGGCACCACCGGGACGGGCACGAGCTCCTCCAGCTCTTCGAGCAGCGGCTCGACAGGGACCAGGTCGAGCAGCTCGTCCAGCTCCAGCTCGACAACCACGACGACTGGAACGTCGACGACCGGCACGACCGCGACATCGACGACCGGCACGACTGCCTCGTCGACCTCGACCACCGGCACGTCAGGCACGACCACGACCGGGACGACTGGCGCAACGGGTGAGCAACCTGTTGCCATCGCGGTGTTCGATGGCTCGGTTGGCGAGGGCGTCGTTCCAGACACCGAGTACTTCGACGGAACGCGCTCCTACACCACGCAGTCCAACCACTTCATCGCGTCGGTTCACTGGGACTTCGGCGACGGAGCGACCTCGACCCAGGGCTGGCTCACGCACACGTACACGAAGGCCGGCGACTACACGGTCACGCTGACGGTGACCGACGACACCGGCGCAACGGCGAAAGACACACTCCGAGTCAGCGTCGCCGCGACTGCCGCGTGCTCGGCGCTCCTCCCTCCCGCATCGCCCAATGCTCTGACGGTCTTTCTCGACCCGAATTGGGGCTGCATTGAAGGCTTTGGTGATGACGAGGGAAACGGTGTGCTCACCGAAGAGGCAGGTGCGCTGATTGGTGAACCGGATCAGGTCGGGCGGTTCTTCACCTTCGGTTCCGGCACGGTGACCAGGCAGACGGACCAAGGAGCAGGGACGGTCGGATTCCGTCTCCAGCCGCTTCCGACGGGGTATGCGAACCTCTGGGCTCCTCTGCAACAGAGCTCGAGCTTGCTTCAGGTGTACGCGCCTGACGGGACGATGGTGAGGCAGGTTCAGTTCACCGCACCTGCGGGCGCATTCCTGAAGACGTTGGTGGCGTCATCGATCCCTGGCGATGTCTACGCAGGATTGTCGGACAGCGTGTCGCCACCCACGGTTCAGCGATACAGCTCGCAGCTCCTACCCGTTGGGGCTCCGCTCACGTTTGCCGCTGGCGACCAGCTGACCGCGCTCGGCGTGAACCGTGAGGGCCACGTGCTGGTCCTGTTCTCCACCCTCACTGGCAGCCAGCAAGCGCAGTGGTTCACCGCCAGCCTGGAGCCCATGACGAGCGCTTTCGCGGTTTCGGTGACGCCCGACGGCGTCACGGGAGGTGCGTGGCGCGGTCTCGTGATGCTCACCGACGGCTCACTCGCGATGCGGGGCGATGGCAACTACGCCGCGGTCTTCCCCGACGCTCAGGCAAAGCAGAACCCGGTTCCGGCCTGGATCTCGAGCCGCGGCAACTCCGACCTCTTCCCCGTTCGTGGCTTCACCGGGTACGCGGCCGTGCCGCCTGGGCCGAGCTGGCAGGGAACGGTTGAGCTCCTCACGCCCTCCGGTCAGAGCTGCGGCTGCTTCACTGGGCAGGATGCCCCGGCGACCATCATCGATCAGTTCGTGACGGTCGGTCGTGATGGGACGCTCTTCGTGCCGCTCGCCAATTCTGGAGGAACCTGCGTGTATCGGTGGTACCCGCAGCTGCTGGAGTAG
- a CDS encoding methyltransferase domain-containing protein: MKSTQENVPKGSFDPNQVAATNTAHNDVDGRQSARWANEVEFFDRLADRIERGLRPFSSKELNRYTRHPRRIYDKEFRFRMLGDLTGLRVLDLGCGEGSNSVFLALNGAQVVGLDISPRLIELAKKRAGLNGVESKTQFRCIPIERAELPESSFDVIWGDGILHHLIDVLEPTLQQLVRCAKPGARIVFSEPVAQNLLLRSLRGHVPIHTDATPDERPLETRELELINKYLPGLRAQHFHGLGRLTQFVVPVHAYEEAPWHRRLLADALHTADFAMLSVPGLRSLGGMRVMWGEVRK; this comes from the coding sequence ATGAAATCCACGCAGGAAAACGTTCCGAAGGGCTCGTTCGACCCGAACCAGGTCGCAGCGACAAACACCGCCCACAATGACGTGGACGGACGACAGTCCGCGCGGTGGGCGAACGAGGTCGAGTTCTTCGATCGGCTCGCCGACCGAATTGAGCGCGGGCTGCGGCCGTTCTCGAGCAAGGAATTGAATCGATACACGCGGCACCCGCGGCGGATCTACGACAAAGAATTCCGCTTCAGGATGCTCGGCGACCTCACGGGGCTGCGCGTGCTCGACCTCGGGTGCGGCGAGGGCAGCAACTCCGTCTTCCTCGCGCTGAATGGCGCTCAGGTCGTCGGTCTCGACATCTCGCCGAGGCTCATCGAGCTCGCCAAGAAACGCGCCGGGCTGAACGGTGTCGAGAGCAAGACCCAGTTTCGATGCATCCCGATCGAGCGAGCCGAGCTGCCGGAGAGCAGCTTCGACGTGATCTGGGGCGACGGAATCCTCCACCACCTCATCGACGTGCTCGAGCCCACGCTCCAGCAACTCGTTCGATGCGCGAAGCCCGGCGCGCGGATCGTCTTCTCGGAGCCGGTCGCACAGAACCTGCTCCTGCGCTCGTTGCGCGGGCACGTTCCCATTCACACGGACGCGACGCCGGATGAGCGGCCGCTGGAGACGCGCGAGCTGGAGCTGATCAACAAGTACCTGCCGGGCCTGCGTGCGCAGCACTTCCACGGACTCGGCCGCCTGACCCAATTCGTGGTGCCCGTTCACGCCTATGAAGAAGCGCCGTGGCACCGGCGATTGCTGGCCGATGCGCTTCACACGGCCGACTTCGCGATGCTCAGCGTGCCGGGCCTAAGGAGCCTCGGCGGCATGCGCGTGATGTGGGGCGAGGTTCGAAAGTAG